The Thermodesulfovibrionia bacterium genome includes a window with the following:
- the lpxA gene encoding acyl-ACP--UDP-N-acetylglucosamine O-acyltransferase, with protein MAKTKIHSTSIVSSTAKLGDGVDIGPFCIIGKGVKIGKNTRLVSHVTIKDAEIGSDCVIYPFSAIGLAPQDTKYKNEKTMVKIGNNNTIRESVTIHRASVDGNGRTEIGDNNFIMAYSHIAHDCKLGNSIIMANTTTLAGHVEVEDFAVIGGLVAVHQHARIGACSMIGGVSGVSMDVPPYTMASGNRAKLYGLNTTGIKRQGIKDSSIKELKSAYKLLFRSKLTLKEAIDKVRSDLKQTNEIKHLLKFIEHSGKRGICR; from the coding sequence ATGGCTAAGACAAAAATACATAGCACATCAATAGTATCATCCACTGCCAAACTGGGTGACGGAGTGGACATAGGCCCGTTCTGCATCATAGGAAAAGGAGTAAAGATAGGAAAGAACACAAGGCTTGTGTCTCATGTCACTATCAAGGATGCCGAGATAGGGAGTGACTGTGTCATATATCCGTTCTCAGCTATAGGACTTGCACCGCAGGACACCAAATATAAGAATGAAAAAACAATGGTAAAGATAGGAAACAATAATACCATCAGGGAGAGCGTTACCATACACCGAGCCTCAGTTGACGGGAACGGACGGACTGAGATCGGCGACAATAATTTCATCATGGCTTACTCACACATCGCCCATGACTGCAAGCTGGGGAACTCTATAATAATGGCAAACACCACCACACTTGCCGGCCATGTCGAAGTAGAGGATTTTGCGGTTATCGGAGGCCTGGTTGCGGTACACCAGCATGCAAGGATCGGGGCATGCTCCATGATCGGGGGCGTCAGCGGTGTAAGCATGGATGTCCCGCCATATACTATGGCTTCAGGGAACAGGGCAAAACTTTACGGTTTAAACACAACTGGGATCAAACGCCAGGGAATTAAAGACTCATCGATCAAAGAACTGAAATCAGCTTATAAATTGCTCTTCAGAAGCAAGCTTACACTTAAAGAGGCAATTGATAAGGTCAGGAGTGATCTGAAGCAGACAAATGAGATCAAGCACCTTCTCAAGTTCATTGAACATAGCGGAAAAAGAGGCATATGCCGGTAA
- the lpxI gene encoding UDP-2,3-diacylglucosamine diphosphatase LpxI (LpxI, functionally equivalent to LpxH, replaces it in LPS biosynthesis in a minority of bacteria.), translating to MPVKAPRDTDNTKTLGIIAGMGHLPKVVAAEARKKGYRVTGFALQPPSDDSLKDFVDDFHKVNIGHFGKLISLMKKLSVTEAVMAGKVPKSLLYSNKMKLIPDMRTAKVLFSLKDRSDDTIMLAIVKELEKDGIRLLNTTSFTSDSLVPEGILTKKKPTKEESEDIEFGWKLAKKMGQLDIGQTVIVKDRAVMAVEAIEGTDEAIMRGGALAGKGAVVIKVSKPDQDMRFDVPVIGIDTLLSMQSSKAGVLAIEAGKTIIIDIDEFIKEADKAGISVIGIKKND from the coding sequence ATGCCGGTAAAGGCGCCACGCGATACTGATAATACCAAGACATTAGGCATCATAGCGGGAATGGGGCATCTCCCAAAGGTCGTGGCAGCAGAAGCCCGAAAAAAAGGTTATCGTGTGACAGGATTTGCACTACAGCCGCCTTCTGATGACTCACTCAAGGATTTTGTTGACGATTTTCACAAGGTCAATATCGGACACTTCGGCAAGCTGATCTCACTGATGAAAAAACTGTCAGTTACAGAAGCGGTAATGGCAGGTAAAGTGCCGAAGAGCCTTCTTTACAGTAACAAGATGAAGCTTATACCTGATATGAGAACTGCCAAGGTGCTCTTCTCACTGAAGGACCGCTCAGATGATACTATAATGCTTGCAATTGTCAAAGAGCTTGAAAAAGACGGAATAAGGCTCTTGAATACGACATCCTTCACTTCTGACTCTCTTGTGCCTGAAGGCATACTGACAAAGAAAAAACCGACAAAAGAGGAATCGGAAGATATAGAATTCGGATGGAAGCTTGCAAAAAAGATGGGGCAGCTCGATATAGGACAGACCGTAATTGTGAAAGACAGGGCTGTTATGGCTGTTGAGGCGATTGAAGGGACTGATGAAGCTATCATGAGAGGCGGCGCTCTCGCAGGAAAAGGGGCAGTAGTCATCAAGGTAAGCAAGCCGGATCAGGATATGCGTTTTGACGTTCCTGTAATAGGCATCGACACCCTGCTCTCCATGCAGAGTTCAAAGGCGGGAGTGCTTGCGATCGAGGCCGGCAAAACTATCATCATTGATATTGATGAATTCATAAAAGAGGCTGATAAGGCAGGAATATCAGTTATAGGAATAAAGAAGAATGATTAA
- a CDS encoding Gfo/Idh/MocA family oxidoreductase, which yields MIKVGVIGVGSIGRHHARIYAEMKNATLAGIVDHDIARARELASKYNCKAYKDHMGMMDEVDAVSIAVPTTLHYKVAMDFLKHGKDILVEKPITSTLQEADDLISEAERRGLIIQVGHLERFNSGVSLISSMVEKPSFIESQRLSPFLGRGIDVDVTLDLMIHDIDIILSLVNSDIVDIRATGASVLTDNIDVAHAWIEFENGCIAEAVTSRMAEEKKRQLKVFQHDAFLNLDYQNQEVTCVRRHGAEVKSEKLKAETKEPLKEELISFIDSVINRTAPVVSGHAGKEALKIALKVSELVRRENRKT from the coding sequence ATGATTAAAGTCGGGGTCATAGGCGTTGGTTCCATAGGAAGGCATCACGCGAGGATATATGCTGAAATGAAGAATGCAACCCTTGCCGGCATTGTTGATCATGACATTGCAAGGGCACGGGAACTTGCTTCTAAGTACAATTGCAAAGCCTATAAAGACCATATGGGGATGATGGATGAAGTGGATGCCGTAAGCATCGCTGTTCCTACGACACTCCACTATAAGGTCGCAATGGACTTTCTCAAACATGGCAAAGACATACTTGTTGAAAAACCTATAACATCCACCCTGCAGGAGGCTGATGATCTGATATCAGAAGCTGAGAGAAGGGGACTGATAATTCAGGTGGGGCATCTTGAGAGGTTTAATTCGGGGGTCTCGCTCATAAGCAGCATGGTCGAAAAGCCCAGCTTCATTGAATCCCAGCGCCTTTCACCATTTCTAGGAAGGGGCATAGATGTTGATGTAACTCTTGACTTAATGATACATGATATAGATATAATACTCAGCCTTGTAAATTCAGATATAGTCGATATCCGCGCAACCGGCGCCTCCGTACTCACGGATAATATAGATGTCGCGCATGCCTGGATAGAGTTTGAGAACGGCTGTATCGCTGAGGCTGTCACAAGCAGGATGGCTGAAGAGAAGAAGAGGCAGCTGAAGGTCTTTCAGCACGACGCATTTCTGAACCTTGATTATCAGAATCAGGAAGTCACCTGCGTAAGAAGGCACGGCGCTGAAGTTAAGAGTGAAAAGCTGAAGGCTGAGACAAAGGAGCCTTTAAAAGAAGAGCTGATCTCATTTATTGACTCTGTAATTAACAGGACAGCGCCAGTTGTATCAGGCCACGCAGGCAAAGAAGCCCTAAAGATAGCGCTGAAGGTCTCTGAACTGGTCCGTCGCGAAAACAGGAAAACTTAG
- a CDS encoding DegT/DnrJ/EryC1/StrS family aminotransferase, which translates to MTNNKPTIPMLDLKIQYNSLRTEIEKAIHEISESGIFILGPNVAAFEKEVAAYHGVKYAVGVASGTDALHLALKATGIKTGDEVITTPFTFIAAAEAITYDGGVPVFVDIDRETFNIDPVKIEEKITPRTKAIVPVHLFGSPANMDEIMAIAKKHNLRVIEDCAQAFGAKYKGKATGSIGDAGCFSFYPSKNLGAYGDGGIIVTDDQDIYDTVKLLRNHGSAVVYHHKFVGYNSRLDEFQAAILRIKLKHIDVYNQKRRDIAKTYSSLLSGSVKCPSVPSETTHVYHQYTIRSKKRDFIKKVLADNAASSVVYYPIPLHLQEAFGYLGHKPGDFPESEAAANEVLSLPIYPEMEQDKAEYISKIILSCL; encoded by the coding sequence ATGACAAACAATAAACCGACAATACCTATGCTCGACCTTAAGATCCAGTACAATTCACTTCGAACTGAGATCGAAAAAGCCATTCACGAAATATCAGAAAGCGGTATCTTTATTCTTGGCCCGAATGTAGCTGCCTTTGAAAAAGAGGTCGCGGCATATCATGGCGTCAAATACGCTGTCGGAGTCGCATCCGGAACAGACGCGCTCCACCTCGCGCTCAAAGCAACAGGCATCAAGACCGGTGATGAAGTTATCACAACCCCTTTCACATTTATAGCCGCTGCCGAAGCGATAACCTATGACGGCGGTGTCCCTGTATTTGTTGATATCGACAGAGAGACCTTCAACATAGATCCGGTAAAGATAGAAGAGAAGATAACTCCAAGGACAAAGGCCATAGTTCCTGTGCACCTGTTCGGGTCGCCTGCCAATATGGATGAGATCATGGCGATAGCAAAGAAACACAATCTCAGGGTCATTGAAGACTGCGCGCAGGCGTTCGGCGCGAAATATAAGGGCAAGGCCACAGGAAGCATCGGAGATGCAGGCTGTTTCAGTTTTTATCCAAGCAAAAACCTTGGAGCCTATGGAGACGGCGGCATCATTGTGACCGATGACCAGGATATATATGATACTGTTAAACTGCTGCGCAACCACGGGAGCGCTGTAGTATATCACCACAAGTTTGTCGGCTATAACAGCAGGCTTGATGAGTTTCAGGCAGCGATACTCAGGATAAAACTTAAACATATAGATGTCTATAATCAGAAGAGGCGTGATATCGCAAAAACATACTCGTCGCTGCTATCCGGCTCTGTAAAGTGCCCCTCCGTACCGTCAGAGACAACACATGTTTACCATCAATACACCATAAGGTCAAAAAAACGGGACTTTATAAAAAAAGTGCTTGCTGATAATGCAGCCTCATCCGTAGTCTATTATCCCATCCCGCTCCACCTGCAGGAGGCATTCGGCTACCTCGGCCATAAGCCGGGTGATTTCCCTGAAAGTGAAGCTGCTGCGAATGAAGTTCTATCTCTCCCTATTTATCCTGAAATGGAACAGGACAAGGCAGAGTATATATCTAAAATCATCTTGAGTTGTCTTTGA
- the lpxB gene encoding lipid-A-disaccharide synthase has translation MSKKIMISAGEASGELYGALLSREVKARWPEAEIFGIGGAKMEGEGVKLIAKITNVIGFSEAVKHLGKIRKIFKQAKDALTDRKPDILVLIDYPDFNLALAKKAKSAGIPVLYYVSPQVWAWRAGRVKKIASLADKIAVLFPFEVDHYKGSGLPCEFVGHPISETINIKGTDEEIKSSLGLNPYKPVITLLPGSRPDEINRHMPVINEVAEMLHNELPDFQIIIPLAAGSELPESVKGYITVLRNQTREAVACSDVSLVASGTATLETALLGTPMVVFYIVSPLTYILAKLLVKVKYASLVNILSGKEVVREMIQKDATPDNIFREIKRIIEDKPYKDEIISNLKKVRDVMTGKKPSSRVAAMAGEIAGWKSTSAY, from the coding sequence ATGTCAAAAAAAATCATGATCAGCGCAGGTGAGGCGTCAGGTGAACTCTACGGCGCGCTTCTGAGCAGAGAGGTGAAGGCAAGATGGCCTGAAGCTGAGATATTCGGTATCGGCGGCGCAAAAATGGAAGGTGAGGGAGTGAAGCTTATCGCAAAGATCACAAACGTGATAGGCTTCTCAGAAGCTGTCAAACATCTTGGAAAGATAAGAAAGATATTCAAACAGGCAAAGGATGCGCTGACTGACAGAAAGCCTGATATCCTGGTGCTTATAGATTATCCTGATTTCAACCTGGCACTGGCAAAGAAGGCAAAGTCAGCAGGCATACCTGTGCTTTATTATGTCAGCCCTCAGGTCTGGGCATGGCGCGCGGGACGGGTCAAAAAAATAGCCTCACTTGCAGACAAGATAGCTGTGCTCTTCCCTTTTGAGGTTGACCACTATAAGGGTTCAGGCCTCCCCTGCGAATTTGTAGGGCATCCCATCTCAGAGACAATTAATATAAAAGGGACAGATGAAGAAATAAAGAGCTCCCTTGGGCTCAATCCTTACAAACCGGTTATCACGCTCCTGCCCGGGAGCAGGCCTGATGAGATCAACAGGCACATGCCGGTAATAAATGAAGTCGCTGAAATGCTGCACAATGAACTTCCGGACTTCCAGATAATCATCCCTTTGGCAGCGGGGTCAGAATTGCCGGAAAGCGTAAAAGGTTATATCACAGTCCTTAGAAACCAAACCAGGGAAGCTGTCGCCTGCTCAGATGTCTCACTTGTAGCTTCAGGGACCGCGACCCTTGAGACAGCCCTTCTTGGAACACCCATGGTTGTATTCTATATAGTATCGCCTCTGACATACATCCTTGCAAAACTGCTTGTTAAGGTCAAGTACGCATCACTCGTCAACATACTTTCCGGAAAAGAAGTGGTCAGAGAGATGATCCAGAAAGATGCTACCCCTGACAATATATTCAGAGAGATAAAGAGGATCATTGAAGATAAGCCGTATAAAGATGAAATAATTTCTAATTTAAAAAAGGTCAGGGATGTCATGACAGGTAAAAAACCCTCAAGCAGGGTGGCTGCCATGGCAGGTGAGATAGCTGGATGGAAGAGTACAAGCGCGTATTAA
- a CDS encoding ABC transporter transmembrane domain-containing protein, with product MEEYKRVLKYLKPYWWIILVATVFSLCVSGITGAMAWYIKPLVDGIKTDKNVLKIYPFLYIFFIFSKGVFSFAHSLLMRIVGIKIVRDVRVELFNKLIQLPMSFFVKKPSGELISRVINDSGALEGVLGYSIKDIVVEGVTFIFLMVIALVRRWDLTLMALIVLPFSFYIIDKFGKKMKKISHKIQEEISELLTRLTESITGIKMIKAFMREKFHEDKFNDANSGYYRISIKAARTTEYSKLLHEIIMGIGLTGIMFYGFYLVYYEKMTFGDFFSVFTAIGLMMTPIKRIGAANNNLQSARAAAERIFYMLDQAPEKDGTINIPAIKNDLVFHNVSFVYPGTKKKVLSGIDFHVKKGELIAIVGKSGAGKTTLADMLPRFYRPTEGSITIDGVDINDATFRSLRENIAIVSQDIILFNETLKDNIKMGKLDASDEEVVEAAKAAYAHDFIMDMPEGYDTVIGERGVRLSGGQKQRISIARALLKNPPILVLDEATSSLDTTSEMIVQKALDNLMTNRTTFVIAHRLSTVRKADRIIVIDQAKIAESGTHEELLEKGGMYKSLYQSQFEKDASAL from the coding sequence ATGGAAGAGTACAAGCGCGTATTAAAATATCTAAAGCCTTACTGGTGGATAATACTTGTTGCCACGGTATTCAGCTTATGCGTATCCGGCATTACCGGGGCTATGGCGTGGTACATAAAACCTCTGGTAGACGGTATCAAAACTGATAAAAACGTTCTCAAGATATATCCTTTTCTATACATATTCTTCATCTTCAGTAAGGGGGTCTTCTCTTTTGCCCACTCATTGCTTATGCGGATCGTAGGGATAAAGATTGTAAGAGACGTAAGGGTAGAGCTCTTTAACAAACTGATCCAGCTTCCAATGAGCTTCTTCGTGAAAAAACCTTCCGGCGAGCTTATCTCAAGGGTGATCAATGACTCCGGTGCCCTCGAAGGAGTTCTGGGCTACTCTATAAAGGACATAGTCGTTGAAGGCGTCACATTCATCTTTCTGATGGTTATCGCTTTGGTAAGGCGGTGGGACCTGACATTAATGGCGCTTATCGTTCTGCCCTTTTCATTCTACATCATTGATAAATTCGGCAAGAAGATGAAGAAGATATCCCATAAGATACAGGAAGAGATATCAGAACTTCTCACCAGGCTGACCGAAAGTATAACCGGCATTAAAATGATAAAAGCGTTCATGAGAGAGAAGTTCCATGAAGACAAATTTAATGACGCAAACAGCGGTTACTACAGAATATCGATCAAAGCCGCCCGAACTACGGAATATTCCAAGCTCCTGCATGAGATAATAATGGGTATCGGCCTGACCGGAATAATGTTCTACGGCTTCTACCTCGTATACTACGAAAAAATGACGTTCGGTGATTTTTTCTCTGTATTTACTGCAATAGGCCTGATGATGACACCGATCAAGAGGATCGGCGCAGCAAATAATAATCTCCAGAGCGCGCGCGCGGCTGCCGAAAGAATATTCTATATGCTTGACCAGGCGCCTGAAAAAGACGGGACTATCAACATCCCTGCGATAAAGAACGACCTCGTATTTCATAACGTGAGCTTTGTATATCCAGGGACAAAAAAGAAGGTGCTTTCCGGTATCGACTTCCATGTTAAGAAAGGTGAGCTCATAGCGATAGTAGGCAAAAGCGGCGCCGGCAAGACCACGCTCGCAGATATGCTTCCGAGGTTCTACAGGCCTACAGAAGGAAGTATAACCATTGACGGCGTAGATATTAATGATGCCACTTTCAGGTCTCTCCGGGAAAATATCGCCATAGTCAGCCAGGATATAATCCTCTTTAATGAGACGCTGAAAGATAACATAAAGATGGGCAAGCTTGATGCTTCAGATGAAGAAGTCGTAGAAGCGGCAAAGGCTGCCTATGCGCATGATTTCATAATGGATATGCCTGAAGGCTATGATACCGTCATAGGTGAAAGGGGGGTCAGGCTCTCAGGAGGGCAGAAACAGAGGATATCGATAGCAAGGGCATTGCTGAAGAACCCTCCTATACTTGTGCTTGATGAGGCTACATCTTCCCTTGACACAACATCTGAAATGATCGTGCAGAAGGCGCTTGATAATCTTATGACTAACAGGACGACCTTTGTCATCGCGCACAGGCTCTCGACAGTAAGAAAGGCTGACAGGATAATTGTGATCGACCAGGCAAAGATAGCTGAATCAGGAACACATGAAGAACTGCTTGAGAAAGGCGGCATGTATAAATCCCTATATCAGTCGCAATTTGAAAAAGATGCTTCTGCTCTATAA